A single genomic interval of Hydractinia symbiolongicarpus strain clone_291-10 chromosome 8, HSymV2.1, whole genome shotgun sequence harbors:
- the LOC130655566 gene encoding neuropeptide FF receptor 1-like, with protein sequence MLHPRIMNVTNCSIEVDKAIESMVYVKLTFYIVSFIVSVIGNILVIIVMLHKSIVTSFSLALAHLALCDLIVGTGSIIEAQSVLNNSLWYSTVLACKLGKGIVSISFLSSTQAMTLIALERRNKVVTPLSNPWTHKRIILSVIIIWLISIVVYSPYISWLTVEISGRCTFTSALSKKSSSAYVTILFLLKYVIPLTIMALCYGSTIKTLYRRPIMQQRQSISGTSITQVGFHTKEAKRVFKTLIFSLLAFTIMTLPSPVYWLVIFYTDTEEGERPAALIETLAVLYYVHSGVNPLIYLFFNKTFRKDSLSTLRKFTCWQQKRVSASRETNNIVIKPTPGSLSVERY encoded by the coding sequence ATGTTACATCCTAGAATTATGAATGTCACAAACTGTAGCATAGAAGTAGATAAAGCTATCGAAAGTATGGTTTACGTGAAGTTAACGTTTTATATCGTCAGTTTTATCGTTAGCGTTATCGGTAATATACTGGTAATTATCGTTATGCTACACAAGAGTATTGTTACATCATTCAGTTTGGCGCTTGCTCATCTTGCGTTATGTGACTTGATTGTCGGTACAGGTTCCATCATTGAAGCACAGTCAGTGCTAAATAATTCGCTTTGGTATAGTACCGTGTTAGCTTGCAAGCTTGGAAAGGGTATTGTTTCTATTTCGTTTTTGTCATCTACACAGGCTATGACATTAATAGCACTCGAACGACGTAATAAAGTCGTGACGCCCCTTTCAAATCCATGGACACACAAACGCATAATTCTCAGCGTGATAATAATATGGTTAATTTCAATCGTGGTATACTCACCATATATTTCATGGTTAACCGTGGAGATTAGTGGACGTTGTACTTTTACAAGTGCTTTATCTAAGAAATCTTCAAGCGCTTATgttaccattttgtttttattaaagtacGTCATCCCACTCACAATTATGGCTTTGTGTTACGGTAGCACCATTAAAACATTATATCGCAGGCCAATAATGCAGCAGAGACAATCAATATCTGGTACAAGTATAACTCAAGTTGGCTTTCATACGAAAGAGGCAAAGCGAGTTTTTAAAACGTTGATTTTTAGTTTGTTAGCGTTTACTATCATGACTCTTCCTAGTCCGGTGTACTGGTTAGTGATATTTTACACGGACACAGAAGAAGGTGAAAGACCGGCGGCACTCATAGAAACACTGGCTGTTCTTTATTACGTCCATAGCGGGGTAAAtccattgatttatttatttttcaacaaaacatTTCGAAAAGATTCTTTGAGTACGCTCCGTAAATTTACGTGTTGGCAGCAGAAACGGGTTTCGGCATCACGGGAAACGAACAATATTGTTATTAAACCGACACCAGGTAGTTTGTCTGTTGAAAGATATTGA
- the LOC130655097 gene encoding C5a anaphylatoxin chemotactic receptor 1-like isoform X1 has product MIIVLFLKKTTFKLSVQRRHFNKLNMFYIIILFLTLTSEVFCQGDHMFNETEMRQIQCVVPAGDLFNQSFSQNESIASGNFSHHYPNNDSLAFENPPNGTETIDIPFGVTLNFYCTKCNYTKEECNCQFLYVICNIAGINAKVPTEFTCKKDEIRLTKAISNVVFGVLGVLGNLLVIYVTYIYRESSTRCQFLIAGLAVVDFIFAIAQIILNVPELWTCHWLYGRAMCTLLRSSTDLSFMIALGFILLIGFERFVGILFPLSNFLTKRLILILSTVNVVLGIAVVLPNTIHTTTQVDINGNVSCKEDFGKEASKIYTIFIFVFYFLIPIIFASVIYFMIIHKLYTSYASTLTFLTAEQRERRVKDNKRIVKILVSILVAFVVLVLPNRIAWIVFDFTETSDKEHSIWSVVGFIPYSIHVAINPILYSLIDARFQKKLLNLFSTRPRRSSSSYDLSTSSSQITTLDKGKYRQSNKNSVKMKQYVTH; this is encoded by the exons ATgataattgttttatttttaaaaaaaacaacattcaaGTTAAGTGTTCAACGAAG ACATTTCAACAAGTTAAACATGTTTTACATCATAATACTGTTCCTTACCCTAACATCTGAGGTATTTTGCCAAGGTGATCACATGTTTAACGAAACGGAAATGAGACAAATACAATGCGTTGTACCAGCAGGCGATTTGTTTAATCAATCATTCTCTCAAAATGAATCAATAGCTTCAGGAAATTTTTCACATCATTATCCAAATAACGACTCACTAGCATTCGAAAACCCACCAAATGGTACAGAAACCATCGATATTCCATTTGGTGTTACCTTAAACTTTTATTGCACGAAATGTAACTATACAAAAGAGGAGTGCAATTGTCAGTTTCTATATGTAATTTGCAACATTGCTGGAATAAATGCAAAGGTGCCGACAGAATTTACATGTAAAAAAGACGAAATTCGGCTCACTAAAGCCATTTCTAATGTTGTTTTTGGTGTGTTGGGTGTGCTGGGCAATCTTTTGGTTATCTACGTCACTTACATCTATCGCGAGTCATCAACACGATGTCAATTTCTTATTGCTGGATTAGCTGTCGTAGATTTTATATTCGCTATTGCCCAAATCATTCTTAATGTACCTGAGTTGTGGACATGCCATTGGTTATATGGACGCGCCATGTGCACGCTACTGCGTTCATCCACTGATTTAAGTTTTATGATTGCCCTTGGCTTTATTCTTTTAATAGGCTTTGAGAGATTTGTTGGAATTCTCTTTCccttaagtaattttttgacCAAACGACTTATTTTGATACTGTCAACTGTCAATGTAGTCCTTGGCATTGCAGTCGTGTTACCAAACACTATCCACACGACTACACAAGTCGACATAAATGGAAACGTTTCTTGTAAGGAAGACTTTGGAAAAGAAGCATCAAAAATCTATacaatatttatatttgtattTTACTTTCTCATACCGATCATTTTCGCTTCAGTAATATATTTTATGATTATCCACAAGTTATACACATCATATGCGTCGACATTAACGTTTTTAACTGCAGAACAAAGGGAACGGAGAGTAAAGGACAACAAACGAATTGTGAAAATATTAGTAAGTATTTTAGTGGCGTTCGTGGTTCTTGTTTTACCTAACAGAATAGCGTGGATAGTATTCGATTTCACCGAAACATCTGATAAAGAGCATTCAATTTGGAGTGTTGTTGGATTCATACCATACTCTATTCACGTAGCAATTAATCCAATTTTATATTCTTTAATCGATGCTAGATTTCAAAAGAAGTTGCTAAATTTATTCTCTACAAGGCCGAGGAGAAGTTCCAGCTCGTATGACTTGAGCACTTCAAGTTCGCAGATAACTACTTTAGATAAAGGTAAATACCGACAGAGTAATAAAAACTCAGTGAAAATGAAGCAATATGTGACGCACTAA
- the LOC130655097 gene encoding C5a anaphylatoxin chemotactic receptor 1-like isoform X2, translated as MFYIIILFLTLTSEVFCQGDHMFNETEMRQIQCVVPAGDLFNQSFSQNESIASGNFSHHYPNNDSLAFENPPNGTETIDIPFGVTLNFYCTKCNYTKEECNCQFLYVICNIAGINAKVPTEFTCKKDEIRLTKAISNVVFGVLGVLGNLLVIYVTYIYRESSTRCQFLIAGLAVVDFIFAIAQIILNVPELWTCHWLYGRAMCTLLRSSTDLSFMIALGFILLIGFERFVGILFPLSNFLTKRLILILSTVNVVLGIAVVLPNTIHTTTQVDINGNVSCKEDFGKEASKIYTIFIFVFYFLIPIIFASVIYFMIIHKLYTSYASTLTFLTAEQRERRVKDNKRIVKILVSILVAFVVLVLPNRIAWIVFDFTETSDKEHSIWSVVGFIPYSIHVAINPILYSLIDARFQKKLLNLFSTRPRRSSSSYDLSTSSSQITTLDKGKYRQSNKNSVKMKQYVTH; from the coding sequence ATGTTTTACATCATAATACTGTTCCTTACCCTAACATCTGAGGTATTTTGCCAAGGTGATCACATGTTTAACGAAACGGAAATGAGACAAATACAATGCGTTGTACCAGCAGGCGATTTGTTTAATCAATCATTCTCTCAAAATGAATCAATAGCTTCAGGAAATTTTTCACATCATTATCCAAATAACGACTCACTAGCATTCGAAAACCCACCAAATGGTACAGAAACCATCGATATTCCATTTGGTGTTACCTTAAACTTTTATTGCACGAAATGTAACTATACAAAAGAGGAGTGCAATTGTCAGTTTCTATATGTAATTTGCAACATTGCTGGAATAAATGCAAAGGTGCCGACAGAATTTACATGTAAAAAAGACGAAATTCGGCTCACTAAAGCCATTTCTAATGTTGTTTTTGGTGTGTTGGGTGTGCTGGGCAATCTTTTGGTTATCTACGTCACTTACATCTATCGCGAGTCATCAACACGATGTCAATTTCTTATTGCTGGATTAGCTGTCGTAGATTTTATATTCGCTATTGCCCAAATCATTCTTAATGTACCTGAGTTGTGGACATGCCATTGGTTATATGGACGCGCCATGTGCACGCTACTGCGTTCATCCACTGATTTAAGTTTTATGATTGCCCTTGGCTTTATTCTTTTAATAGGCTTTGAGAGATTTGTTGGAATTCTCTTTCccttaagtaattttttgacCAAACGACTTATTTTGATACTGTCAACTGTCAATGTAGTCCTTGGCATTGCAGTCGTGTTACCAAACACTATCCACACGACTACACAAGTCGACATAAATGGAAACGTTTCTTGTAAGGAAGACTTTGGAAAAGAAGCATCAAAAATCTATacaatatttatatttgtattTTACTTTCTCATACCGATCATTTTCGCTTCAGTAATATATTTTATGATTATCCACAAGTTATACACATCATATGCGTCGACATTAACGTTTTTAACTGCAGAACAAAGGGAACGGAGAGTAAAGGACAACAAACGAATTGTGAAAATATTAGTAAGTATTTTAGTGGCGTTCGTGGTTCTTGTTTTACCTAACAGAATAGCGTGGATAGTATTCGATTTCACCGAAACATCTGATAAAGAGCATTCAATTTGGAGTGTTGTTGGATTCATACCATACTCTATTCACGTAGCAATTAATCCAATTTTATATTCTTTAATCGATGCTAGATTTCAAAAGAAGTTGCTAAATTTATTCTCTACAAGGCCGAGGAGAAGTTCCAGCTCGTATGACTTGAGCACTTCAAGTTCGCAGATAACTACTTTAGATAAAGGTAAATACCGACAGAGTAATAAAAACTCAGTGAAAATGAAGCAATATGTGACGCACTAA